One Nostoc punctiforme PCC 73102 DNA window includes the following coding sequences:
- a CDS encoding 2Fe-2S iron-sulfur cluster-binding protein: MLESLGRIKNPLVRSIAAAATVSSVITLSAAVVIGVSNAKAKSAYQFGVYSSLFGTASGAVFGLVYTNKASGNKSTPDLKTLDSHVWQDWRNFVVVRKVKESEEITSFYLQPEDKGEITNFQPGQFLTIKLDIPGQDKPVIRTYSLSDYPENCEYYRLSIKREPAPNGLDVMPGIASNFMHDRIQEGSVILAKPPNGKFVLDVQKSIPAVLISNGVGITPMISMAKACSLLNPTRPIWFVHGARDGKFHAFRDEVREISRQNHNLNVHFRYSRPTPEDRGKYHSVGYVDAALIQELVRQEAEYFLCGSPSFMQSIMQGLKESGVPDSRVFFESFGKPMKSVSEKQTQTVTGDDKFAEIVFAKSGKTLTWQPSDGTILEFAEANDINPPFSCRVGVCGTCMCKIREGVVAYQEEPTATTDQGSVLICISQPGTSKLVLDI, encoded by the coding sequence ATGCTAGAAAGTCTGGGAAGAATTAAGAATCCATTAGTCAGAAGTATAGCCGCAGCAGCTACAGTTAGTTCAGTAATTACCTTATCTGCTGCTGTTGTAATTGGAGTAAGCAATGCCAAAGCTAAATCTGCCTATCAATTTGGTGTCTATTCCTCGCTGTTTGGAACAGCTAGTGGTGCAGTATTTGGCTTAGTTTATACAAACAAAGCAAGTGGAAACAAATCTACTCCAGACCTCAAAACATTAGATAGTCATGTTTGGCAAGATTGGCGAAATTTTGTTGTTGTTCGTAAGGTGAAAGAGAGCGAAGAAATTACCTCTTTCTATTTACAACCTGAAGATAAAGGGGAAATTACCAACTTTCAACCAGGTCAATTTTTAACCATCAAACTTGATATACCTGGACAGGATAAGCCTGTAATTCGTACTTACTCGCTTTCAGATTATCCTGAAAACTGTGAATACTATCGCCTCTCAATTAAGCGGGAACCTGCACCGAACGGATTAGATGTTATGCCTGGTATAGCATCTAATTTTATGCACGATCGCATTCAAGAAGGTTCAGTAATTTTAGCAAAACCACCAAACGGTAAATTTGTTTTAGATGTGCAGAAATCTATCCCCGCAGTGTTGATTAGCAATGGGGTGGGGATTACGCCAATGATTAGTATGGCGAAAGCTTGTAGTCTTCTTAATCCTACTCGTCCTATTTGGTTTGTACATGGTGCTAGAGACGGTAAATTCCATGCTTTTCGGGATGAAGTGAGGGAAATTTCTCGACAAAATCATAATCTGAATGTGCATTTTCGCTATAGTCGTCCTACACCTGAAGATAGAGGTAAATACCACAGTGTTGGTTATGTTGATGCTGCTCTGATTCAAGAGTTAGTACGACAAGAAGCTGAGTATTTTCTGTGTGGTTCTCCATCTTTTATGCAGTCCATAATGCAAGGATTAAAAGAATCGGGAGTACCTGACAGTAGAGTATTCTTTGAATCTTTCGGTAAACCGATGAAAAGTGTGTCTGAGAAACAAACTCAAACGGTAACTGGAGATGATAAATTTGCAGAAATTGTCTTTGCCAAATCTGGCAAAACTTTGACATGGCAACCTAGTGATGGCACTATCCTAGAATTTGCCGAAGCCAATGATATTAATCCACCTTTTAGTTGTCGTGTAGGTGTTTGCGGTACTTGTATGTGTAAAATCCGCGAAGGTGTAGTTGCTTACCAAGAAGAACCAACTGCAACAACTGATCAGGGTTCGGTGTTGATTTGTATTTCTCAACCTGGAACGTCAAAATTGGTGTTGGATATTTAA